A segment of the Rhodothermales bacterium genome:
ATCTTCTTTCTGCTGACATCCAGTTTCATCCCGAACTTCGGCATCCAGGTGAACCTGCCTCGTGCGGATACGTCCGTACCCATGCAGTCGCAGTACATTACCGTCGTCATCACATCCGAAGGTCAGTTCTACGTCAACCAGAACCAGGTGGCCCGCGACGAGCTGCTCCCCGCCATTCGCCAGGCCCGCGCTGACAAGACGGCTCTTGTGTTGAGAGCGGACGAGGAGGCGACTGTCGGTCAGTTTGCTGAAGTTGCGGCCATCGCTCGGGCCCTGGATCTACGGGTCCTCATGGCGACCGAACGAGGGCCCGCGCCCAGGTAGCGTCGCAGGTCGGCGAAGTCAAAGCGCTGAGCCGTGGTGGGATCGATACTGTATCGCCTCCGCCAGATGGTCCGTGCCGATCTCGTGCTGTCCGCAGAGGTCCGCGATCGTTCGGGCAACCTTCAGTATCCGATCGTAGGCGCGGGCACTCAGACCCAGACGGTGAACGGCTTCGCGAAGAAGCGTCCGACATGGTTGGTCCAGTCGGCAGTGTGCGTGCAGCAGGCGTGAGGACATGTCGGCATTGCAACGGACGCGCGATGCACCGAGCCGTTCGATCTGCCTCTGACGCGCTTCCTGAACGCGCAACCGTACGGCCATCGATCGCTCGCCCTCTCGCCGCAATTCGAGATCGCGGATAGACACGGGCGTCACGTCAATATGCAGATCGATCCGGTCCAGAAGCGGACCACTGATCCGTGCGAGGTAGCGATGTACATCGCCCGGAGTGCAGACGCACGAACGATGTGGATCGGTCAGGTAGCCGCACGGACACGGGTTCATGCTGGCAACAAGAATGAAGCGCGCGGGGAACTCAACAGAAATGCGCGCGCGACTGATCGAAACACGACCCTCCTCCATCGGTTGGCGCAGCACCTCAAGCGCCCTTCGCTTGAACTCCGGAAGCTCATCGAGGAACAGTACTCCGTTGTGCGCCATTGATATTTCGCCCGGTCTCGGCTGACTGCCACCCCCGCACAAGCCGACATCCGAAATCGTGTGGTGCGGAGACCGGAACGGTCGACGCATAACGAGACCCGCACGATGAAGTCGTCCCCCCACCGAGTGAATCGTCGTTGTCTCGAGTGCCTCTTCCCGAGTGAGATCGGGTAGGATCGTCGGCAGCCGCCTGGCCAGCATTGTCTTGCCGGCGCCCGGTGATCCGATCATGAGAACGTTGTGTCCGCCGGCCGCCGCGACTTCGAGAGCTCGCTTGGCCGATTCCTGGCCCTTCACATCAGAGAAATCAACCGAACTCTGTGCCGCCGGGGCTGCGGACCTGTACTGTTTCGGGTTTGCCGGTGGAGACCGCTGCCCATTTCCGGACAGCAACGAAACGGCCTCGGCCAGATGACGCACCGGATACGTGCCGATGCCGTCGACCACCACCGCCTCTCCCGCGTTCTGCACCGGGACAACCACGCCCTTCATGCCTTCCCGGCGTGCCCGCACCGCCATGGGCAACACGCCCCGCACGGCTCGAACATGACCGTCAAGCGACAGTTCGCCGACC
Coding sequences within it:
- a CDS encoding YifB family Mg chelatase-like AAA ATPase, translating into MLSRVWSATTVGIEAIPIEIETNVEFGMPKYTVVGLPDGAVRESRDRVQAAMRNSGFTAPRGVITINLAPADLRKEGSAFDLPIALGLLAATGIPFDRSTLKQFLVVGELSLDGHVRAVRGVLPMAVRARREGMKGVVVPVQNAGEAVVVDGIGTYPVRHLAEAVSLLSGNGQRSPPANPKQYRSAAPAAQSSVDFSDVKGQESAKRALEVAAAGGHNVLMIGSPGAGKTMLARRLPTILPDLTREEALETTTIHSVGGRLHRAGLVMRRPFRSPHHTISDVGLCGGGSQPRPGEISMAHNGVLFLDELPEFKRRALEVLRQPMEEGRVSISRARISVEFPARFILVASMNPCPCGYLTDPHRSCVCTPGDVHRYLARISGPLLDRIDLHIDVTPVSIRDLELRREGERSMAVRLRVQEARQRQIERLGASRVRCNADMSSRLLHAHCRLDQPCRTLLREAVHRLGLSARAYDRILKVARTIADLCGQHEIGTDHLAEAIQYRSHHGSAL
- a CDS encoding biopolymer transporter ExbD — protein: MALSFSSPKKPMTAFSMAGLADIVLLLLIFFLLTSSFIPNFGIQVNLPRADTSVPMQSQYITVVITSEGQFYVNQNQVARDELLPAIRQARADKTALVLRADEEATVGQFAEVAAIARALDLRVLMATERGPAPR